The Desulfovibrio sp. JC022 genome window below encodes:
- a CDS encoding tRNA(5-methylaminomethyl-2-thiouridylate) methyltransferase produces the protein MNKQYDALALFSGGLDSILACKVIQDQGLKVLGLHFVTPFFGNPEKIDHWQEVYGVEILTVDISEKYIQMMLDVPDHGMGKLVNPCVDCKIMMISHAKTLMEEYGAKFIISGEVTGQRPMSQRPPTLNAIRNSSETGDILLRPLCAQSQPETAVEKSGLVDREKLPNIFGRGRKIQLQMAKDFGLSEIPTPAGGCKLTEQENAARYFPLLQRLTEPDVNSFQLATTGRQFWFGNKMLVVGRNQNDNERIEDLYEAEDYLFEVRGFPGPLSIGRGFCGEEWTQQEVLDAAAMTASFSPKAVKSGEEIHVAIIGPEGEMIVKVMPNRETSFVRPTLDGLKEWKKERGEAKDS, from the coding sequence ATGAACAAACAATATGACGCTTTGGCCCTGTTTTCCGGGGGCCTCGATAGTATATTAGCCTGTAAGGTAATTCAGGATCAGGGACTCAAGGTCCTCGGCCTGCATTTTGTCACTCCTTTTTTCGGTAATCCCGAGAAGATAGATCACTGGCAGGAAGTTTACGGGGTGGAAATTCTGACCGTAGATATCAGTGAAAAATATATTCAGATGATGCTCGATGTGCCTGATCACGGCATGGGCAAGCTGGTTAATCCCTGTGTGGATTGCAAAATAATGATGATCAGTCACGCCAAAACTCTCATGGAAGAGTACGGGGCCAAATTTATCATTTCCGGTGAAGTTACCGGGCAGCGACCTATGTCCCAGCGTCCGCCGACTCTTAACGCCATCCGCAACAGCTCGGAAACCGGCGATATCTTGCTTAGGCCCCTTTGCGCCCAGTCGCAGCCTGAGACCGCTGTGGAGAAATCCGGTCTGGTTGATCGAGAGAAGCTGCCCAATATTTTCGGGCGCGGACGTAAGATCCAGCTTCAGATGGCAAAAGATTTCGGGTTATCCGAAATCCCTACTCCAGCTGGTGGCTGCAAGCTCACCGAACAGGAGAATGCGGCCCGCTATTTCCCGCTTTTGCAACGTCTTACCGAGCCGGATGTGAATTCTTTTCAGTTGGCAACCACCGGACGTCAATTCTGGTTTGGGAACAAAATGCTGGTCGTCGGGCGCAATCAAAATGATAATGAGCGCATCGAAGATCTTTACGAAGCCGAAGATTATTTATTTGAAGTACGCGGTTTTCCCGGTCCCCTAAGCATCGGACGCGGTTTTTGTGGCGAAGAATGGACACAGCAGGAAGTGCTTGATGCAGCAGCTATGACCGCCTCGTTTTCGCCCAAGGCCGTTAAGTCCGGCGAAGAAATACACGTAGCCATCATCGGCCCTGAAGGTGAGATGATCGTAAAAGTCATGCCCAATCGCGAAACATCTTTCGTCCGTCCTACTCTTGATGGATTGAAAGAATGGAAGAAAGAACGCGGTGAAGCAAAAGATAGTTAA
- the recA gene encoding recombinase RecA yields the protein MSKKNANPEELRKAALTTALTTIERKFGKGSIMRLDSDASHNIPVIPTGSISLDMALGIGGIPKGRITEVYGPESSGKTTLALHVIAECQKAGGTAAFVDAEHALDVKYAKRLGVNTDELLISQPDYGEQALEITDLLVRSGAVDIVIIDSVAALTPQAELEGNMGETQVGGQARLMSHALRKLTGTIHKSKAVVLFINQIRMKIGMTGYGSPETTSGGNALKFYSSVRLDIRRIQTLKDKDEVFGSRTRIKVVKNKVAPPFREALVDILYGTGMSREGELLDLGVDHNIVDKSGAWYAFGSERLGQGKENVRQFLAETPELRQQIEEKLLIHLGIKEDPDANVDEKVDEAGPKE from the coding sequence ATGAGCAAGAAAAACGCAAATCCCGAAGAACTCCGCAAGGCAGCCTTAACCACAGCCCTGACTACCATCGAACGCAAGTTCGGTAAGGGTTCCATAATGCGCCTTGATTCCGATGCCTCACACAATATTCCGGTGATTCCCACCGGGTCCATCAGCCTTGATATGGCTCTGGGTATCGGCGGTATCCCCAAGGGCAGAATCACTGAAGTATACGGCCCTGAATCTTCCGGTAAAACAACTCTGGCCTTGCATGTAATCGCAGAATGCCAGAAAGCGGGCGGAACAGCCGCATTCGTAGATGCTGAACACGCGCTCGACGTGAAATACGCTAAACGCCTCGGCGTAAACACCGACGAACTGCTCATTTCCCAGCCGGATTACGGCGAACAGGCCCTTGAAATTACCGACCTGCTGGTCCGCTCCGGCGCAGTTGATATTGTTATTATCGACTCCGTAGCAGCACTGACCCCGCAGGCCGAACTCGAAGGAAACATGGGTGAAACCCAGGTTGGCGGACAGGCAAGACTTATGTCCCATGCCCTGAGAAAGCTTACCGGTACTATCCATAAATCCAAAGCTGTAGTCCTGTTCATCAACCAGATCCGAATGAAGATCGGTATGACCGGATACGGCAGCCCCGAAACAACCTCCGGTGGTAATGCCCTGAAATTCTACTCTTCTGTGCGTCTCGATATCCGTAGGATTCAAACACTTAAAGATAAAGATGAAGTTTTCGGCTCCCGCACCAGAATCAAGGTCGTGAAAAACAAAGTGGCACCGCCCTTCCGCGAAGCACTTGTCGATATCCTTTATGGAACAGGCATGTCCCGCGAAGGCGAATTGCTTGACCTCGGAGTTGACCACAACATCGTGGACAAATCCGGCGCATGGTACGCATTTGGTTCCGAACGCCTTGGGCAGGGTAAAGAAAACGTACGTCAATTCCTTGCAGAAACCCCGGAACTGCGCCAGCAGATTGAAGAGAAACTACTCATCCACCTCGGCATCAAAGAGGACCCAGACGCGAACGTTGACGAGAAGGTTGACGAAGCAGGTCCGAAAGAGTAA
- the alaS gene encoding alanine--tRNA ligase → MKASEIRERFLKFFEKNAHTIVDSSSLVPKDDPTLLFTNAGMVQFKNTFLGQEKRDYVRATTSQKCLRVGGKHNDLENVGRTARHHTFFEMLGNFSFGDYFKEDAIKFCWKFLTEELGLPKEKLYVTIFTDDDEADELWQKVVNFPAERIYRLGEKENFWSMGDTGPCGPCSEVHIDQGEDMSCGPNCGIGKCDCDRYLEIWNLVFMQYDQDEEGNRVPLPRPSIDTGMGLERITAVCQGVQSNFETDIFQPMIQAVAKKAGVKYKEDKEIDTALQVIADHSRSIAFLITDQILPSNEGRGYVLRRLIRRAFRFGRLLGLTDPFLHETTGMVVEEMSGQFPELLSNKDFMARMVKEEEERFSQTLDKGLIILEEEMEELKEDGKNLISGETAFKLYDTYGFPLDIINDVAEKQGFEVDEIGFNAAMKEQKDRAKAAWKGSGEKNSGAIFRQVLEAGLKNSFTGYSELTTESRIVNLLSEEGEHLKRITQGNGGWIITAATPFYGESGGQMGDTGAVGTMTGNAEVLETVKASAGLTASKIFVSEGELLIDQEAKLEVAPETRTATERNHTVTHLLHAALKNILGDHVKQSGSLVGPDRLRFDFTHIAAMTPEEISQVENEVNRAILGDTPVVVQEMSNDEAAEKGATALFGEKYGDVVRVVEIPGESMELCGGTHLKATGEAGTFLIQSESGVAAGIRRIEAATGWNSLKFLQEQRAEVVTSSAMLKAAPGQLADKIAAMQSQVKELTRANDKLQSKLASGAGADLMSSVEEIGGVKVIAAKLEVTNVKALRDQADDLKSKMDSGIFCLVAQVDDKKVSLIIAVTKDLHDRFQAGALIKPVAAEVGGGGGGRPDMAQAGGTNPAGIEKAFATLKKLVADS, encoded by the coding sequence ATGAAGGCCAGTGAAATCAGAGAAAGATTCCTCAAGTTTTTCGAAAAGAACGCTCACACAATCGTAGACAGCTCTTCCCTCGTTCCCAAGGACGACCCGACCCTGCTCTTTACCAACGCAGGTATGGTTCAGTTCAAGAACACTTTCCTCGGTCAGGAAAAACGGGATTATGTAAGAGCGACCACTTCTCAGAAGTGTCTGCGCGTCGGCGGCAAGCATAACGACCTTGAAAACGTAGGCCGTACCGCACGCCACCACACCTTCTTCGAAATGCTCGGAAACTTCTCCTTTGGCGACTACTTTAAAGAAGACGCCATTAAATTTTGCTGGAAATTCCTCACTGAGGAACTGGGACTGCCCAAAGAAAAACTTTACGTAACCATCTTCACTGATGACGATGAAGCAGACGAACTCTGGCAGAAAGTTGTAAACTTCCCGGCAGAGCGCATTTACCGCCTAGGCGAGAAGGAAAACTTCTGGTCCATGGGTGACACAGGTCCCTGCGGTCCCTGCTCTGAAGTCCACATTGATCAGGGCGAAGACATGAGCTGCGGCCCCAACTGCGGCATCGGCAAATGTGACTGCGACCGCTATCTTGAAATCTGGAACCTCGTTTTCATGCAGTATGATCAGGACGAGGAAGGCAACCGCGTGCCTCTGCCCCGCCCCTCAATTGATACCGGAATGGGCCTTGAGCGCATTACCGCAGTATGTCAGGGCGTGCAGTCCAACTTTGAGACTGATATTTTCCAGCCCATGATTCAGGCTGTAGCCAAGAAAGCCGGCGTTAAATATAAGGAAGACAAAGAGATCGACACTGCTTTGCAGGTTATCGCCGACCATTCCCGCTCCATTGCCTTCCTGATCACCGACCAGATCCTGCCTTCCAACGAAGGCCGTGGATACGTACTGCGCCGTCTTATCCGCCGCGCATTCCGTTTTGGTCGTCTGCTCGGCCTAACCGATCCTTTTCTCCACGAAACAACCGGAATGGTTGTAGAAGAAATGAGCGGACAGTTCCCCGAACTGCTCAGCAACAAAGATTTCATGGCCCGCATGGTCAAGGAAGAGGAAGAACGTTTCAGTCAGACTCTCGACAAGGGACTGATTATCCTTGAAGAGGAAATGGAAGAGCTGAAAGAAGACGGTAAAAATCTCATCTCCGGTGAGACCGCCTTCAAACTCTACGACACCTACGGCTTCCCGCTGGACATTATTAATGATGTTGCGGAAAAGCAGGGTTTCGAAGTTGATGAAATCGGCTTCAACGCAGCCATGAAAGAGCAGAAGGACCGCGCCAAGGCGGCATGGAAAGGTTCCGGTGAAAAGAACTCCGGTGCTATTTTCCGTCAGGTGCTGGAAGCAGGTCTCAAGAACAGCTTCACCGGATACTCCGAACTGACCACTGAATCCCGCATCGTCAATCTGCTTTCTGAAGAAGGCGAACATCTGAAGCGCATCACTCAGGGCAACGGCGGCTGGATAATCACTGCCGCGACTCCCTTTTACGGTGAATCCGGCGGACAGATGGGCGATACCGGTGCTGTAGGCACCATGACCGGTAACGCGGAAGTACTGGAAACAGTAAAAGCTTCCGCAGGTCTTACCGCATCTAAAATTTTCGTAAGCGAAGGCGAACTGCTCATCGATCAGGAAGCCAAGCTTGAAGTTGCACCGGAAACAAGGACAGCCACAGAGCGTAACCACACAGTTACGCACCTGCTGCACGCTGCTCTGAAAAATATTCTGGGCGACCATGTAAAGCAGTCCGGGTCACTGGTGGGGCCTGATCGTCTGCGCTTTGACTTCACCCACATTGCAGCCATGACTCCTGAAGAAATCAGTCAGGTTGAAAATGAGGTAAACCGTGCTATACTGGGCGACACTCCCGTAGTTGTGCAGGAGATGAGCAATGACGAAGCGGCTGAAAAAGGCGCGACAGCATTGTTCGGTGAAAAGTACGGCGATGTAGTCAGAGTTGTTGAAATTCCGGGCGAATCCATGGAACTTTGCGGTGGTACTCACCTCAAGGCGACCGGTGAAGCAGGAACATTTTTAATCCAGTCCGAGTCCGGTGTAGCTGCGGGTATCCGCCGCATCGAAGCCGCAACCGGATGGAATTCACTCAAATTTCTGCAAGAGCAGCGCGCTGAAGTCGTTACATCTTCCGCAATGCTCAAAGCAGCACCGGGACAGCTGGCCGATAAAATTGCGGCTATGCAGTCACAGGTGAAAGAACTGACCCGGGCCAATGACAAGCTTCAGTCGAAATTGGCATCCGGTGCAGGTGCGGACCTCATGAGTTCCGTGGAAGAGATTGGCGGTGTAAAAGTTATTGCTGCCAAGCTCGAAGTTACCAATGTCAAAGCCCTTCGTGATCAGGCCGATGACCTGAAATCCAAAATGGATTCCGGCATTTTCTGTCTGGTCGCACAGGTTGATGACAAAAAAGTTTCCCTGATTATTGCCGTTACCAAGGACTTGCACGATAGATTCCAGGCCGGCGCATTAATCAAACCCGTTGCGGCTGAGGTAGGCGGTGGTGGTGGCGGCAGGCCCGATATGGCGCAGGCCGGTGGAACCAACCCCGCTGGAATTGAAAAAGCATTCGCAACCCTTAAGAAACTGGTTGCAGATTCCTGA
- the rplM gene encoding 50S ribosomal protein L13, whose product MKTYIPKEEDISREWFVVDAKDMVLGRLATQIANKLRGKDKAIFTPHMDTGDFVVVLNADKIKVTGNKMEKKTYYKHTNHPGGLKERTLKVMLEKKPEVVIETAVRGMLPKSRLGRQMIKKLKVYAGTDHPHTAQQPKALEF is encoded by the coding sequence ATGAAGACATATATCCCTAAAGAAGAAGACATCAGCCGCGAGTGGTTCGTAGTTGATGCTAAAGATATGGTTCTCGGTCGCCTTGCTACCCAGATCGCCAACAAACTGAGAGGCAAAGATAAAGCTATCTTTACTCCTCACATGGACACCGGCGATTTCGTTGTCGTGCTGAACGCAGACAAAATCAAAGTTACCGGTAACAAAATGGAAAAGAAGACCTACTACAAGCACACAAACCACCCCGGTGGTCTGAAAGAAAGAACTCTCAAGGTTATGCTTGAGAAGAAGCCTGAAGTAGTCATCGAAACCGCAGTCCGCGGCATGCTCCCCAAGAGCCGCCTCGGCAGACAGATGATCAAAAAGCTGAAAGTATACGCTGGTACCGATCATCCTCACACTGCACAGCAGCCCAAAGCGCTGGAATTCTAA
- the rpsI gene encoding 30S ribosomal protein S9, whose product MSKDFNYATGRRKNAVARTRLYEGTGAITVNGKPYEDYFPRKTLQMIVQQPLKLTKNLGKYDIKVNADGGGVAGQAQAVRHGISRALIEIDPELRAVLKRAGLLTRDARKKERKKYGQPGARAKFQYSKR is encoded by the coding sequence ATGAGTAAAGATTTCAATTACGCTACTGGCAGAAGAAAAAACGCTGTTGCCCGTACCCGCCTTTATGAGGGAACTGGTGCAATCACCGTGAACGGCAAACCTTACGAAGATTACTTTCCTCGTAAAACTTTGCAGATGATCGTTCAGCAGCCCCTGAAACTCACCAAAAACCTCGGCAAGTATGACATCAAAGTCAACGCTGACGGTGGCGGAGTTGCAGGTCAGGCTCAGGCTGTAAGACACGGTATTTCCCGTGCTCTTATTGAGATCGATCCCGAACTTCGTGCTGTCCTCAAACGCGCAGGCCTCCTGACTCGTGACGCTCGTAAGAAAGAGCGTAAAAAATACGGTCAGCCCGGCGCACGTGCAAAATTCCAGTACTCCAAACGTTAA
- a CDS encoding EAL and HDOD domain-containing protein, whose amino-acid sequence MSPKKPLYDKTFFARQPILMPDQSLWGYELLFRNSSEATSANISDSYKATLRVAANLCASPGENLPDNVKLVVNFSHKAIMDKVPYSLPAGKTVVQIPETTPPTPNLIKALKELSQDGFYIAIDDFEARPQGEFLIAYADAIIVDFLSTDENKLKRICDMCREYETKLIAKRVENTDQFNMAQKLGFNFFQGFYFKRPENIKGRKLRSGEIVKLKLLKLIEDPAPDFQALAEALQNDVSISFRLLTLLNSPTFGFTQKITSIKQALVLAGWKMLKNWLRVILLTDLTPKEKSRELPQLATQRAKFLQLLAQNSDKGLPVDSMFLLGLFSLLGAMFDLPMKELTSYLPLDTEINKALCGEENIYSKYLDLINFFESGDWDNLDFLLGEMNLDPVMVSKSYYDSTRWANGFFQIPGSS is encoded by the coding sequence ATGTCCCCTAAAAAACCGCTTTACGATAAAACTTTCTTCGCCCGGCAACCCATTCTCATGCCGGACCAGTCCCTTTGGGGATATGAGTTGCTATTCCGTAACAGCAGCGAAGCCACAAGTGCCAACATTTCAGACAGCTACAAGGCCACCTTGCGAGTTGCTGCAAACCTGTGCGCTTCCCCCGGTGAAAATCTGCCGGATAACGTAAAGCTGGTGGTTAATTTTTCACATAAAGCCATCATGGACAAAGTTCCTTACTCCCTGCCTGCGGGAAAAACAGTTGTCCAGATCCCGGAAACAACTCCGCCCACCCCAAATCTGATCAAGGCTTTGAAAGAACTTTCCCAAGACGGATTTTACATTGCCATTGATGATTTTGAGGCACGCCCCCAGGGAGAGTTTCTCATTGCCTATGCCGATGCCATCATTGTTGATTTTCTCTCTACAGATGAGAATAAACTAAAGCGCATCTGTGACATGTGCCGGGAGTATGAAACCAAACTTATAGCTAAACGGGTTGAAAACACTGACCAGTTCAACATGGCCCAGAAACTTGGGTTCAATTTTTTTCAGGGTTTTTATTTCAAACGCCCGGAAAATATCAAAGGCCGTAAACTGCGCTCAGGCGAAATTGTAAAACTCAAGCTGCTTAAGTTGATAGAAGATCCTGCCCCGGACTTTCAAGCTCTGGCCGAAGCCCTGCAAAATGACGTTTCCATCAGTTTTCGTTTGTTGACCCTGCTCAACTCACCGACTTTCGGCTTTACGCAGAAAATCACTTCCATCAAGCAGGCCCTTGTTCTGGCCGGATGGAAAATGCTGAAAAACTGGCTGCGGGTTATCCTGCTCACCGACCTGACTCCAAAAGAAAAGAGCCGCGAACTTCCGCAACTGGCCACCCAAAGGGCAAAATTTCTGCAATTGCTCGCCCAGAATTCTGATAAAGGGCTGCCTGTTGACTCTATGTTCCTGCTTGGACTATTTTCCCTGCTCGGTGCTATGTTCGACCTGCCCATGAAAGAACTGACCAGCTACCTGCCTCTTGATACTGAAATCAACAAGGCTCTGTGCGGAGAAGAAAATATTTACAGTAAGTATCTTGATCTCATCAACTTCTTCGAATCAGGAGACTGGGATAATCTTGATTTTCTGCTGGGTGAAATGAATCTTGACCCGGTTATGGTTTCCAAAAGCTATTATGATTCCACTCGCTGGGCCAACGGCTTTTTCCAGATTCCCGGTTCTTCCTGA
- a CDS encoding sensor histidine kinase KdpD, which translates to MPHSCHSDENAKLNILITGKSPVIHTLMPILHDFGHAVSITRSPRETLFTYASQQPDLVIMAEQDDTCQTFTSIREVNEEAEALFIIDTAKPESFEPLFDFSNISFLPSSAPKEKLLTFIKNFQAQHVRKKKHEDDAKLFGLIMQSLPFPALLISTKTEKTILANKAAHDQLPAFEYEQAPPFMSALSDEVRQNLFSDLESYHLHYLKSVNAYERFWDLTIDQVAPSIFMLLAVDVTEQRQQLQLREEMERIARHDLRSPTANIVGMSRILETEAGLTKEFQQLAEIVRKTSERMIRQIDTSLTLIRLETGSLKADAHPFNLYNAITAAIGDLSQLAEDKHLTIVSQLDGEPLTEECSIVCYGEASLIITMFSNLLKNAAEAAPENSTITINITEDSRFITTKIHNFGEIPVSIRDTFFDRYATYGKKKGTGLGTYSARLIASGSGGDISFTTSEEKGTTLITTIPKPPIK; encoded by the coding sequence ATGCCGCACTCATGCCATAGTGATGAAAATGCGAAGCTGAACATCCTGATTACCGGCAAAAGCCCGGTGATCCATACCCTCATGCCCATATTGCACGATTTTGGCCATGCGGTATCCATAACCCGCTCACCAAGGGAAACCCTTTTCACCTATGCCAGCCAGCAGCCGGATCTGGTTATCATGGCAGAGCAGGATGATACCTGTCAGACATTCACCAGCATTCGTGAGGTAAATGAGGAAGCAGAAGCACTTTTCATCATCGACACTGCAAAACCGGAATCTTTTGAACCGCTCTTTGACTTCAGCAATATTTCATTCCTCCCTTCCTCTGCCCCCAAAGAGAAACTGTTAACTTTCATTAAAAACTTTCAGGCTCAACATGTCCGCAAGAAGAAGCATGAGGATGATGCCAAGCTTTTCGGCCTTATCATGCAGAGCCTGCCTTTTCCCGCACTCTTAATCAGCACCAAGACCGAAAAAACTATTCTTGCCAACAAGGCTGCCCATGATCAGCTCCCGGCATTTGAATATGAACAGGCTCCGCCTTTCATGTCCGCACTTTCCGATGAAGTTCGCCAGAATCTTTTTTCAGACCTTGAATCATACCATCTCCACTACCTGAAATCCGTCAATGCCTATGAAAGGTTCTGGGATCTGACAATAGATCAGGTGGCCCCTTCCATTTTTATGCTGCTTGCTGTGGATGTCACCGAACAACGCCAGCAACTGCAATTACGTGAGGAAATGGAACGCATAGCGCGGCACGACCTGCGCTCCCCCACAGCAAATATTGTGGGCATGTCCCGCATTCTTGAAACCGAAGCAGGTCTCACAAAGGAATTTCAGCAACTGGCAGAAATAGTACGCAAAACCAGTGAACGCATGATCCGTCAGATCGACACTTCACTGACCCTGATCCGTCTGGAAACCGGATCACTCAAGGCAGACGCCCACCCCTTCAATCTCTACAATGCCATAACCGCTGCCATCGGCGATTTAAGCCAACTGGCCGAAGACAAACATTTAACGATAGTCAGCCAGCTTGACGGTGAGCCGCTTACCGAAGAATGCTCAATTGTCTGCTACGGCGAAGCTTCACTGATTATCACCATGTTTTCCAATCTACTGAAAAACGCGGCAGAAGCGGCCCCTGAAAATTCAACTATCACCATCAACATCACTGAAGACAGCCGCTTCATCACCACCAAGATACATAATTTCGGTGAAATTCCGGTCAGTATCCGGGATACATTTTTCGACCGCTACGCCACCTATGGCAAGAAAAAAGGCACCGGACTTGGAACCTACAGCGCAAGACTTATCGCCAGCGGTTCCGGTGGAGATATTTCATTCACAACTTCCGAAGAAAAGGGTACGACCCTGATCACAACAATCCCGAAACCACCAATTAAATAA
- a CDS encoding radical SAM protein, with amino-acid sequence MAAKKKPRPLLVFADEDGQIYDHPELEMMCRRGDELFQPKPEEYIPLPPDSEFFLLPGRFPIGLDPETGEVVEIEGTAVTAFPCPGHTLTGLAAYGNTEDAPVLPMFSYGAVGYANGRFWVTAKQVDEDKRQVFTKIPNKKIDAGAHRMMKEFPENRLVSHLCGCALTYGCPAAKNLALGRFEAPLPTSRTCNARCIGCISEQPEDSGFPSPQERIKFTPTAQEITEVMHYHLKRERKPVFSFGQGCEGEPLTEHVLLTEAIKKFRDEGGTGTVNINTNGSITESMEPLAEAGLNSIRVSLNSLREPVYNAYYRPKGYQFDDVVATISKAKELGLHVSLNYLYFPGISDTEFEVGALIEVAKQTKFDFIQLRNLNIDPDLYMKLMEPYEFGPGMGFVNFRKRIKTECPWVGFGYFNPYLGDGIKKD; translated from the coding sequence ATGGCCGCTAAAAAAAAACCACGTCCGCTGCTTGTCTTTGCAGATGAGGACGGACAGATATACGACCATCCCGAACTTGAAATGATGTGCCGCCGGGGCGATGAACTCTTCCAGCCCAAGCCCGAAGAATACATTCCCCTGCCCCCGGACAGTGAATTTTTCCTGCTACCGGGCAGATTCCCCATCGGCCTTGATCCGGAAACCGGAGAAGTGGTTGAAATCGAAGGGACTGCGGTCACCGCCTTTCCCTGTCCCGGTCACACACTCACCGGGCTCGCCGCCTATGGAAACACCGAAGATGCCCCGGTGCTGCCCATGTTCTCATACGGCGCGGTAGGCTACGCAAACGGCAGATTCTGGGTTACCGCAAAGCAGGTGGACGAAGACAAACGTCAGGTTTTCACCAAAATTCCCAACAAAAAAATCGACGCCGGCGCACACCGCATGATGAAAGAATTTCCTGAAAACAGGCTGGTCAGCCACCTGTGCGGATGCGCTCTCACCTACGGTTGTCCTGCGGCGAAAAACCTTGCTCTTGGACGTTTCGAGGCCCCCCTGCCCACTTCCCGGACCTGCAATGCCCGCTGCATCGGCTGTATTTCCGAACAGCCCGAAGATTCCGGTTTCCCATCCCCGCAGGAGCGTATCAAGTTCACCCCCACTGCTCAGGAAATAACCGAGGTCATGCACTACCACCTCAAGCGCGAACGCAAGCCGGTCTTTTCCTTCGGGCAGGGCTGTGAAGGCGAACCGCTCACCGAGCATGTGCTGCTCACCGAGGCCATCAAAAAATTTCGCGACGAAGGCGGCACCGGGACCGTAAACATAAACACCAACGGCTCCATAACCGAATCCATGGAACCGCTGGCTGAAGCGGGACTCAACTCCATCAGGGTCAGCCTGAACAGTCTGCGCGAGCCTGTTTACAATGCCTATTACCGTCCCAAGGGCTACCAATTCGATGATGTGGTCGCTACCATTAGTAAAGCCAAGGAACTGGGGCTGCATGTATCCCTTAACTACCTTTATTTTCCCGGTATCAGCGACACTGAATTTGAAGTTGGCGCACTCATTGAAGTTGCCAAGCAGACCAAGTTCGATTTCATCCAGTTGCGTAACCTGAACATCGACCCAGACCTGTACATGAAGCTTATGGAGCCATACGAATTCGGTCCGGGCATGGGTTTTGTGAATTTCCGCAAGCGCATTAAGACCGAATGTCCATGGGTTGGTTTCGGGTATTTCAACCCCTATCTAGGGGATGGAATAAAAAAGGATTAG
- a CDS encoding DUF1318 domain-containing protein, translating into MFKKTAQVLTFLSLLSFVACVTVNIYFPAAKVERAAEDIVEDIYGTDAKQQENKDDQSALETFLVLISPQAAQAQVSKAEIDKSSNSAIRGLKNTIANNHKKLIPYYNSGNIGINNEGYVQIINKKGLNIKQTAGLRRLVSQDNDTRDQLYTEVAASMNIPGSEIGKVKAIFAEKWQEGAPSGWFIQTQSGKWQKK; encoded by the coding sequence ATGTTCAAAAAAACCGCGCAGGTTTTAACCTTTCTCAGCCTTCTTTCCTTTGTTGCCTGTGTAACGGTGAACATATATTTTCCGGCAGCCAAAGTAGAGCGGGCCGCCGAAGATATTGTGGAAGACATTTACGGAACCGATGCCAAACAGCAGGAAAACAAAGACGACCAATCCGCCCTTGAAACCTTTCTCGTCCTGATCTCACCGCAGGCCGCGCAGGCCCAGGTAAGCAAAGCGGAAATAGACAAAAGCTCCAACTCCGCCATCCGGGGTTTAAAGAACACCATCGCCAATAATCACAAAAAGCTGATCCCCTACTACAATTCAGGCAACATCGGCATTAACAACGAAGGTTATGTGCAAATCATCAACAAAAAAGGTCTGAATATCAAACAGACCGCCGGGCTACGACGTCTTGTTTCACAGGATAACGATACCCGCGACCAGCTTTATACCGAAGTGGCCGCTTCCATGAATATTCCCGGCAGCGAGATCGGAAAAGTTAAGGCTATCTTTGCCGAAAAATGGCAGGAAGGCGCGCCCTCCGGCTGGTTTATTCAGACCCAAAGCGGAAAGTGGCAAAAGAAATAG